The following are encoded in a window of Bradyrhizobium sp. WBOS07 genomic DNA:
- a CDS encoding branched-chain amino acid ABC transporter permease gives MSAAEEVVAEGHEAVEAVPKRAMTLGTGTSLVVLAALLLVPMFVKNFIIFQMTMLLIYGLAVLALNILTGGSGQFSLGQSAFYAVGAYTSAVLMEYFNVNYALTIPVSAVICFGFGYLFGKPALRLSGIYLALATFALATAMPQLLKLNFLEHWTGGVQGLVVTKPDAPFGLPMSQDMWLYYFTLAVTVAIYIFSVNLLRSRSGRAFMAIRDNEIAASSMGVNVALYKTLAFGVSAGITGVAGSLGAIAVQFVAPDSYTITLAISLFLGMVVGGVGWLPGSFVGAAFIIFVPNMAESISKGLSGAVFGVLLFLVIYLVPHGSRQIAILGQQLAGKLRRN, from the coding sequence ATGAGCGCAGCAGAAGAAGTCGTCGCCGAAGGCCACGAGGCGGTCGAGGCGGTTCCGAAGCGGGCCATGACGCTGGGCACCGGCACCTCGCTGGTGGTGCTGGCGGCGCTGTTGCTCGTGCCGATGTTCGTCAAGAACTTCATCATCTTCCAGATGACGATGCTCCTGATCTACGGGCTCGCGGTGCTGGCGCTGAACATCCTGACCGGCGGCTCCGGCCAGTTCTCGCTCGGCCAGAGCGCTTTCTACGCGGTCGGCGCCTATACGTCGGCGGTGCTGATGGAGTACTTCAACGTCAACTACGCGCTGACAATTCCGGTTTCCGCCGTGATCTGCTTCGGATTCGGTTACCTGTTCGGCAAGCCGGCGCTGCGGCTGTCGGGCATCTACCTGGCACTCGCGACTTTTGCGCTCGCGACCGCGATGCCGCAACTGCTCAAGCTGAACTTCCTCGAGCACTGGACCGGCGGCGTGCAGGGCCTCGTCGTCACCAAGCCGGACGCGCCGTTCGGCCTGCCGATGTCGCAGGACATGTGGCTGTACTACTTCACGCTCGCCGTGACGGTCGCGATCTACATCTTCTCGGTCAACCTGCTGCGCTCCCGCTCCGGGCGCGCCTTCATGGCGATCCGCGACAACGAGATCGCGGCCTCCTCGATGGGTGTCAACGTCGCCTTGTACAAGACGCTGGCCTTCGGCGTGTCCGCCGGCATCACCGGCGTCGCCGGCTCGCTCGGCGCCATCGCGGTGCAGTTCGTGGCGCCCGACAGCTACACCATCACGCTGGCGATCTCGTTGTTCCTCGGCATGGTGGTCGGGGGCGTCGGCTGGCTGCCGGGCTCGTTCGTCGGAGCGGCCTTCATCATCTTCGTGCCGAACATGGCGGAGAGCATCTCCAAGGGCCTTTCCGGCGCGGTGTTCGGCGTGCTGCTGTTCCTGGTCATCTATCTCGTGCCCCATGGTTCAAGGCAGATCGCGATCCTGGGCCAGCAACTCGCCGGCAAGCTCAGAAGAAACTGA
- a CDS encoding ABC transporter substrate-binding protein: protein MPAMHVRLGAFSAALVLAATLSTTAFAQKKYDTGASDTEIKIGNIMPYSGPASAYGVIGKTEEAYFRKINAEGGINGRKINFVSYDDAYSPPKTVEQARKLVESDEVLVIFNPLGTPPNSAIQKYLNQKKVPQLFVATGATKWNDPQNFPWTMGWQPNYQSETTIYAKYILKNKPDAKIAVLYQNDDYGKDYLKGFKDGLGAKAASMIVIEDSYEVSEPTIDSHIVRLKATGADVFINITTPKFAAQAIKKNAELGWKPLHFLNNVSASIGSVIKPAGFENAQDIISSQYFKDPTDAQWKTDPAMTAWNQFLDKYYPEANRADASVMYAYIVSQGLVHVLKACGDNLTRENVMKQAASIKDYEPAGLLPGIKVNTSATDFAPLSQVQLIRFKGEHWERFGEILSGDVGG from the coding sequence ATGCCTGCAATGCATGTGCGATTGGGGGCCTTTTCGGCCGCCCTCGTACTGGCTGCCACCCTGTCCACGACAGCGTTCGCGCAGAAGAAATACGACACCGGCGCCTCCGATACCGAAATCAAGATCGGCAACATCATGCCCTACAGCGGACCGGCTTCCGCCTACGGGGTGATCGGCAAGACCGAGGAGGCGTATTTCCGCAAGATCAACGCGGAAGGCGGCATCAACGGCCGCAAGATCAACTTCGTCTCCTATGACGACGCCTATTCGCCGCCGAAGACGGTGGAGCAGGCTCGCAAGCTGGTCGAGAGCGACGAGGTGCTGGTGATCTTCAATCCGCTCGGCACGCCACCTAACTCGGCGATTCAGAAATACCTGAATCAGAAGAAGGTGCCTCAGCTGTTCGTCGCCACCGGCGCCACCAAGTGGAACGACCCGCAGAACTTTCCGTGGACGATGGGCTGGCAGCCGAACTACCAGAGCGAGACGACCATCTACGCGAAGTATATCCTGAAGAACAAACCCGACGCCAAGATTGCGGTGCTCTATCAGAACGACGATTACGGCAAGGACTATCTGAAGGGCTTCAAGGACGGACTCGGAGCCAAGGCAGCCTCGATGATCGTCATCGAGGACAGCTATGAGGTCTCCGAACCGACCATCGACTCGCACATCGTGAGATTGAAGGCCACGGGCGCCGACGTCTTCATCAACATCACCACGCCGAAATTCGCGGCGCAGGCGATCAAGAAGAACGCCGAGCTCGGCTGGAAGCCGCTGCATTTCCTCAACAACGTCTCGGCCTCGATCGGCAGCGTGATCAAGCCCGCCGGCTTCGAGAACGCGCAGGACATCATCTCTTCGCAATATTTCAAGGACCCGACGGACGCCCAATGGAAGACCGACCCGGCAATGACCGCCTGGAACCAGTTCCTGGACAAGTACTATCCGGAAGCGAACCGCGCCGACGCCTCGGTGATGTACGCCTACATCGTGAGCCAGGGTCTCGTTCACGTGCTCAAGGCCTGCGGCGACAATCTGACCCGCGAGAACGTCATGAAGCAGGCCGCCAGCATCAAGGACTACGAGCCGGCCGGCCTGCTGCCCGGCATCAAGGTCAACACCTCGGCCACGGACTTCGCGCCGCTCTCGCAGGTGCAACTGATCCGCTTCAAGGGCGAGCATTGGGAGCGATTTGGCGAGATCCTGAGCGGGGACGTCGGCGGTTGA
- a CDS encoding 3-hydroxyacyl-CoA dehydrogenase NAD-binding domain-containing protein has translation MSEVVKLERHDEVGIVTVNSPPVNALSAAVRGGILECIKAAIADPAIKGIVLTCAGRTFIAGADITEFGKPPKPPALNDVLSEIENSPKPVVAAIHGTALGGGLEVALACHFRVAVKEAKLGLPEVKLGLLPGAGGTQRLPRAVGPELAVKMIVGGDPIGAAEALKNGLIEEIVEGPASGGEAFVRKLIAEKRPLRRLRDDDSKIAAAKADRSIFTNAVAAMTKKSRGLEAPFAAADAVGYAIDLPFDEGLKKEREGFLKLVASDQSKAQRYAFFAEREAAKIAGVPEGTKSRPVNRVAILGAGTMGGGIAMSFANAGIPVTLIETGEEQLKRGMGIMQKNWEATAARGGIPADAPAKRMALINGVVGIENVGDADLVIEAVFETMAVKKEVFGKLDQYAKQGAVLASNTSYLNIDEIAKSTKRPQDVLGMHFFSPANVMKLCEIVRADKTAPDALVTAVNIARKIAKVPAVVGVCDGFVGNRMLAQRGKQSEKLLFEGALPQQVDAVVTKFGMPMGPFAMGDLAGLDIGWRSRKDRGIKSEIADALCEAGRFGQKTGKGYYKYEAGSRAPLPDPEVEKLIDETLARLGRKKRVVSDEEILERMMYPMINEGAKILEEGIAARPSDIDVVWLYGYGWPIYRGGPMFWADSVGLKHIADRLSFYAKETDDPSLEPAPLLKKLAAEGKTFASLAAASKAA, from the coding sequence GTGAGCGAAGTGGTCAAGCTTGAGCGTCATGACGAGGTCGGGATCGTCACGGTCAACAGCCCTCCGGTCAACGCGCTGAGCGCCGCGGTCCGCGGTGGCATCCTGGAGTGCATCAAGGCCGCGATCGCCGATCCCGCCATCAAGGGCATCGTGCTGACCTGCGCCGGCCGCACCTTCATCGCGGGCGCCGACATCACCGAGTTCGGCAAGCCGCCGAAGCCGCCCGCCCTCAACGACGTGCTGTCCGAGATCGAGAACTCGCCGAAGCCGGTGGTCGCCGCGATCCATGGCACGGCGCTCGGCGGCGGCCTCGAGGTCGCGCTCGCCTGTCATTTCCGCGTCGCGGTGAAAGAGGCCAAGCTCGGCCTGCCCGAGGTGAAGCTCGGCCTGTTGCCGGGCGCCGGCGGCACCCAGCGCCTGCCGCGCGCGGTCGGTCCCGAACTCGCGGTCAAGATGATCGTCGGCGGCGATCCCATCGGTGCGGCGGAAGCGCTCAAGAACGGCCTGATCGAGGAGATCGTCGAGGGGCCGGCATCGGGCGGCGAAGCCTTCGTGCGCAAGCTCATCGCGGAGAAGCGTCCGCTGCGGCGTCTGCGCGACGACGATTCCAAGATCGCGGCCGCCAAGGCCGACCGCTCGATCTTCACCAACGCGGTCGCCGCCATGACCAAGAAGTCGCGCGGTCTGGAGGCGCCGTTCGCCGCCGCCGACGCGGTCGGCTACGCCATCGACCTGCCCTTCGACGAGGGTCTCAAGAAAGAGCGCGAGGGCTTCCTGAAGCTCGTCGCCAGCGACCAGTCCAAGGCGCAGCGCTACGCCTTCTTCGCTGAGCGCGAAGCCGCCAAGATCGCGGGCGTCCCCGAAGGCACCAAATCGCGCCCCGTGAACCGCGTCGCCATCCTCGGCGCCGGCACCATGGGCGGCGGCATCGCGATGTCCTTTGCCAATGCCGGCATCCCCGTCACCCTGATCGAGACCGGCGAGGAGCAGCTCAAGCGCGGCATGGGCATCATGCAGAAGAACTGGGAAGCGACCGCAGCGCGCGGCGGCATTCCGGCCGATGCGCCCGCCAAGCGCATGGCGCTGATCAACGGCGTCGTCGGCATCGAGAATGTCGGCGACGCCGACCTCGTCATCGAAGCCGTGTTCGAGACCATGGCGGTGAAGAAGGAAGTGTTCGGCAAGCTCGATCAGTACGCCAAGCAGGGCGCCGTGCTCGCCTCCAACACGTCCTACCTCAACATCGACGAGATCGCGAAGTCGACCAAGCGTCCGCAGGATGTGCTCGGCATGCACTTCTTCTCGCCGGCCAACGTCATGAAGCTGTGCGAGATCGTGCGCGCCGACAAGACCGCGCCGGACGCCCTCGTGACGGCCGTCAATATCGCGCGCAAGATCGCAAAGGTGCCGGCCGTGGTCGGCGTCTGCGATGGCTTCGTCGGCAACCGCATGCTGGCCCAGCGCGGCAAGCAGTCGGAGAAGCTCTTGTTCGAGGGCGCCTTGCCGCAGCAGGTCGATGCCGTCGTGACCAAGTTCGGCATGCCGATGGGACCGTTCGCGATGGGCGACCTTGCCGGCCTCGACATCGGCTGGCGCTCGCGCAAGGACCGCGGCATCAAGTCGGAGATCGCGGATGCGCTGTGCGAAGCCGGCCGCTTCGGCCAGAAGACGGGCAAGGGCTACTACAAGTACGAAGCCGGCTCCCGCGCGCCGCTGCCCGACCCCGAGGTCGAGAAGCTGATCGACGAGACGCTTGCCCGCCTCGGCCGCAAGAAGCGCGTCGTCAGCGACGAGGAGATCCTCGAGCGCATGATGTATCCGATGATCAACGAGGGCGCGAAGATCCTGGAAGAGGGCATCGCGGCTCGTCCCTCCGACATCGACGTGGTCTGGCTCTACGGCTATGGCTGGCCGATCTACCGCGGCGGCCCGATGTTCTGGGCCGACAGCGTCGGCCTCAAGCATATCGCCGATCGGCTCTCCTTCTATGCCAAGGAGACCGACGATCCGAGCCTCGAGCCCGCGCCGCTGTTGAAGAAGCTCGCGGCGGAAGGCAAGACCTTTGCTTCGCTCGCGGCGGCGTCGAAGGCGGCGTGA
- a CDS encoding branched-chain amino acid ABC transporter permease: protein MELFTNQVLAGIATGAIYACMALAVVMIYQAIDHLNFAQGEMAMFSTFISWQLMQWGVSYWAAFVITLAFSFVAGIAIERILFKPLAKAPVLTNVAGFIALFAIINSSAGLIWDFTIKQYPTPFGSSPFLGSQLISTHQAGMIGVTIALLLALYFFFQYTRIGLAMRAAASVPESARLVGINTSWMIALGWGMATAIGSIAGMLIAPVVFLEPNMMGGVLIYGFAAAVLGGLSSPFGAVVGGFLVGVFENLAGTYIPGVGNELKLPIALALIISVLVVKPAGLFGRHIVKRV from the coding sequence ATGGAACTGTTTACCAACCAGGTCCTGGCCGGCATCGCCACCGGCGCGATCTACGCCTGCATGGCGCTCGCCGTGGTCATGATCTACCAGGCCATCGACCATCTCAACTTCGCGCAAGGCGAGATGGCGATGTTCTCGACCTTCATCTCCTGGCAGCTGATGCAATGGGGCGTGTCCTACTGGGCCGCCTTTGTGATCACGCTGGCATTTTCCTTTGTCGCCGGCATCGCGATCGAGCGCATCCTGTTCAAGCCGCTCGCCAAAGCGCCGGTGCTGACCAACGTCGCCGGCTTCATCGCGCTGTTCGCCATCATCAACTCCTCGGCCGGCCTGATCTGGGACTTCACCATCAAGCAATATCCGACCCCGTTCGGCTCCTCGCCGTTCCTCGGCAGCCAGCTGATCTCGACCCACCAGGCCGGCATGATCGGCGTCACGATAGCGCTGCTGCTCGCGCTGTATTTCTTCTTCCAGTACACGCGGATCGGTCTTGCGATGCGCGCCGCGGCATCGGTGCCCGAATCGGCCCGCCTCGTCGGCATCAACACGAGCTGGATGATCGCGCTCGGCTGGGGCATGGCGACCGCGATCGGCTCGATCGCCGGCATGCTGATCGCACCGGTGGTGTTCCTGGAGCCCAACATGATGGGCGGCGTGCTGATCTACGGCTTCGCCGCCGCGGTGCTCGGCGGACTGTCGAGCCCGTTCGGCGCCGTGGTTGGCGGCTTCCTGGTCGGCGTGTTCGAGAATCTCGCCGGCACCTACATCCCCGGCGTCGGCAATGAGCTGAAGCTCCCGATCGCGCTCGCGCTGATCATCTCCGTCCTGGTCGTCAAACCCGCTGGCCTGTTCGGCCGGCACATCGTCAAGCGAGTTTGA
- a CDS encoding IclR family transcriptional regulator, with translation MKRTGKKTATDRNFVVALSRGLDVLRAFHPNDGLLGNQEIAARTNLPKPTVSRLTYTLTKLGYLAPVPRFEKYQLTPAAMSLGYAALANLGVRHLSEPFREEVMRATGGAVAVGGRDRHSMIYFGQSRGSETVGVQLDVGARVPIATSAMGRAYFWALDDADRAELSRLLREHYGSRWPKMRDGLERSGETVAKYGFAISVGDWHDDIGAAGVALKLNDGTGPYAFNCGAPAFRFTEERLINDIGPRLLAMVRNIEAALGGLMPHSKKDVSKKLKSGGKVARLAEGIR, from the coding sequence ATGAAGCGTACAGGAAAGAAGACAGCGACCGATCGGAATTTCGTCGTCGCGCTTTCCCGCGGACTGGACGTATTGCGAGCATTCCACCCCAATGACGGCCTTCTGGGCAATCAGGAGATTGCGGCGCGCACCAATCTGCCGAAGCCGACGGTGTCGCGGCTGACTTATACGCTGACCAAGCTGGGTTATCTCGCGCCGGTTCCCCGCTTCGAGAAGTACCAGCTCACCCCTGCCGCGATGTCGCTCGGTTACGCCGCGCTTGCCAATCTCGGCGTTCGGCATTTGTCCGAACCGTTCCGCGAGGAGGTGATGCGCGCGACCGGCGGCGCCGTCGCGGTCGGCGGCCGCGACCGTCACAGCATGATCTATTTCGGGCAAAGCCGCGGCAGCGAGACGGTCGGCGTTCAACTTGACGTCGGCGCCCGCGTGCCGATCGCAACCAGTGCGATGGGCCGCGCCTATTTCTGGGCGCTCGACGACGCCGATCGCGCGGAGTTGTCGCGCCTGTTGCGCGAGCATTACGGCAGCCGCTGGCCGAAGATGCGCGATGGGTTGGAACGTTCCGGCGAAACCGTCGCGAAATACGGTTTTGCGATTTCGGTCGGCGACTGGCACGACGACATCGGCGCCGCCGGCGTCGCGCTCAAGCTCAACGACGGAACCGGACCTTACGCATTCAATTGCGGCGCGCCCGCATTCCGCTTCACGGAAGAGCGTTTGATCAACGACATTGGACCGCGTCTCTTGGCGATGGTAAGGAACATCGAAGCGGCACTCGGGGGTCTGATGCCGCATTCAAAAAAAGACGTCAGCAAAAAGCTGAAATCAGGAGGGAAAGTTGCTCGTTTGGCCGAGGGGATCAGATAG
- a CDS encoding ABC transporter ATP-binding protein, protein MTPLLNVKDLRAYYGQVQALHGLSFSLNEGSLTTLLGANGAGKTTTLRAICNMVRSTGGVEFEGKPLNNRSTESIVRFGIAHVPQGRGTFTNMTVEENLQLGAITRKDSAGIVSDIERMYAHFPVLKQRHTQQAGTLSGGEQQMLAVARALMLRPRLMLLDEPSFGLAPLVVRDLFGILSKINREDKVSILVVEQNAQLALELADQAYVIETGRIVMSGKAKDIANNEEIRKSYLGY, encoded by the coding sequence ATGACGCCACTGCTCAACGTCAAGGACCTGCGCGCTTATTACGGCCAGGTCCAGGCGCTCCACGGCCTGTCCTTCTCGCTCAACGAGGGCTCGCTGACGACGCTGCTGGGCGCCAACGGCGCCGGCAAGACCACCACGCTGCGCGCGATCTGCAACATGGTGCGCTCCACCGGCGGAGTCGAGTTTGAAGGCAAGCCGCTCAACAACCGCTCCACCGAGAGCATCGTGCGGTTCGGCATCGCCCACGTGCCGCAGGGCCGGGGTACCTTCACCAACATGACCGTGGAAGAGAACCTCCAGCTCGGGGCCATCACCCGCAAGGACAGCGCCGGCATCGTCTCCGACATCGAGCGCATGTATGCGCATTTCCCGGTGTTGAAGCAGCGCCACACCCAGCAGGCCGGCACGCTCTCCGGCGGCGAGCAGCAGATGCTCGCGGTCGCCCGCGCCCTGATGCTGCGGCCGCGGCTGATGCTGCTGGACGAGCCGTCGTTCGGCCTCGCGCCGCTGGTGGTGCGCGACCTGTTCGGCATCCTCAGCAAGATCAACCGCGAGGACAAGGTGTCGATCCTGGTGGTCGAGCAGAACGCCCAGCTCGCGCTCGAGCTCGCCGATCAGGCTTACGTGATCGAGACCGGCCGCATCGTGATGTCCGGCAAGGCCAAGGACATCGCGAACAACGAAGAAATCCGCAAATCCTATCTGGGTTACTGA
- a CDS encoding ABC transporter substrate-binding protein, with protein MTAVRCQVVALAAVMLCTAMGSPSLAQNRYDTGASDTEIKIGNIMPYSGPASAYAAIGKVEEAYFNKINAEGGINGRKIKFISYDDAYSPPKTVEQARKLVESDGVLLVFGSLGTSTNNAIRKYMNEKKVPQLFVASGASKWNDPKQYPWTMGWQPSYASEARIYAKYIMKEKPDGKIGVLYQNDDFGKDYLKGLKDGLGAKASMIVLQESYDTSEPAIDEHVVKLKASGADVFISITTPKFAAQAIKKAAEINWHPVHIISNVSASVGGVIEPAGIEISQGILSATYTKDSSDPQWSADDGMKRFYDFLAKYDPKANKLEAGVVYGYAAAQTMVKVLQMCGDDLTRENVMKQAASLKDFEPDTLLPGIKISTAPDNFAPIEQLQMMRFKGRKWELFGEVISSEMGH; from the coding sequence ATGACTGCCGTTCGATGTCAGGTTGTGGCGCTTGCCGCAGTCATGTTGTGCACTGCAATGGGCAGCCCGTCACTGGCGCAGAACAGATACGACACCGGCGCCTCCGATACCGAGATCAAGATCGGCAACATCATGCCCTATAGCGGCCCGGCTTCGGCCTATGCCGCGATCGGCAAGGTCGAGGAAGCCTATTTCAACAAGATCAACGCCGAGGGCGGCATCAACGGCCGCAAGATCAAGTTCATCTCCTACGACGACGCCTATTCGCCGCCGAAGACGGTGGAACAGGCGCGCAAGCTGGTCGAGAGCGACGGGGTGCTCTTGGTCTTCGGCTCGCTCGGCACCTCCACCAACAACGCCATCCGCAAATACATGAACGAGAAGAAGGTGCCGCAATTGTTCGTCGCGAGCGGAGCCTCGAAGTGGAACGACCCGAAGCAATATCCCTGGACCATGGGCTGGCAGCCGAGCTACGCCAGCGAGGCGCGCATCTACGCCAAGTACATCATGAAGGAGAAGCCGGACGGAAAGATCGGCGTGCTCTACCAGAACGACGATTTCGGCAAGGACTATCTGAAGGGGTTGAAGGACGGCCTCGGCGCCAAGGCCTCGATGATCGTGCTGCAAGAGTCCTACGACACCTCCGAGCCCGCGATCGACGAGCACGTCGTGAAGCTGAAGGCCTCGGGCGCCGACGTCTTCATCAGCATCACCACCCCGAAATTCGCCGCGCAAGCGATCAAGAAGGCGGCGGAGATCAACTGGCATCCGGTCCACATCATCTCCAACGTCTCGGCCTCCGTCGGCGGTGTGATCGAACCGGCCGGCATCGAGATATCCCAGGGCATCCTGTCGGCGACCTACACCAAGGACAGCTCCGATCCGCAGTGGAGTGCCGACGACGGCATGAAGAGGTTCTATGACTTCCTCGCGAAGTACGATCCCAAGGCCAACAAGCTCGAAGCCGGCGTCGTGTACGGCTATGCCGCCGCGCAGACGATGGTGAAGGTGCTGCAGATGTGCGGCGACGATCTCACCCGCGAGAACGTCATGAAGCAGGCGGCTTCCCTGAAGGATTTTGAACCCGACACGCTGCTGCCCGGCATCAAGATCAGCACCGCGCCGGACAATTTCGCCCCGATCGAGCAGCTGCAAATGATGCGCTTCAAGGGCCGGAAATGGGAGCTGTTCGGCGAGGTCATCTCCAGCGAGATGGGGCATTGA
- a CDS encoding ABC transporter ATP-binding protein: MTQAQLAQGTSPLLAVRDVSVVFGGIVALNGVSFDMHKGQILGLIGPNGAGKTTLFNCLSRLYQPSSGDILMEGVSILTRPPHRIAEIGIGRTFQNVALFPNLSVMDNVRVGAHAKTSSDIISDSLRLAWVRRSEASINRKVQEILAYLGLEDVAHTVVSGLPFGTQKRVELARALAADPKILLLDEPAGGLNHEEVYVLGDLIRKIRDERHMTVLLVEHHMGLVMSIADHVVALNFGKKLAEGTPAQVQADPDVIKAYLGSKDQ; this comes from the coding sequence ATGACGCAGGCACAGCTCGCGCAGGGGACATCGCCCCTGCTCGCGGTTCGCGACGTCAGCGTCGTGTTCGGCGGCATCGTCGCGCTCAACGGTGTGTCATTCGACATGCACAAGGGCCAGATCCTCGGCTTGATCGGCCCCAATGGCGCCGGCAAGACCACGCTGTTCAACTGCCTGTCCCGGCTGTATCAGCCCTCGTCGGGCGACATCCTGATGGAGGGCGTCAGCATCCTGACGCGCCCGCCGCACCGGATCGCCGAGATCGGCATCGGCCGTACCTTCCAGAACGTGGCGCTGTTTCCGAATCTCTCGGTAATGGACAACGTCCGCGTCGGCGCCCATGCGAAGACCTCCAGCGACATCATCAGCGACTCCTTGAGGCTTGCCTGGGTCCGGCGCAGCGAGGCCAGCATCAACAGGAAGGTGCAGGAGATCCTCGCGTACCTCGGCCTCGAGGATGTCGCCCATACCGTCGTGTCCGGCCTGCCGTTCGGCACGCAGAAGCGCGTCGAACTGGCGCGCGCGCTGGCGGCGGATCCGAAGATCCTGCTGCTCGATGAGCCGGCCGGCGGCCTCAACCACGAGGAAGTCTACGTGCTCGGGGACCTCATCCGCAAAATCCGCGACGAGCGCCACATGACCGTGCTGCTGGTCGAGCACCACATGGGCCTCGTGATGTCGATCGCCGACCACGTCGTCGCGCTGAATTTCGGCAAGAAGCTCGCGGAAGGCACCCCCGCCCAGGTGCAGGCCGACCCCGACGTCATCAAGGCCTATCTCGGGAGCAAGGACCAATGA
- a CDS encoding ABC transporter substrate-binding protein, with protein MRFGRTLRAAALVTATAATALTSGAALAQKKYDTGASDTEIKIGNIMPYSGPASAYGIIGKTEEAYFKMINDKGGINGRKVNFVTYDDGYSPPKAVEQVRKLVESDEVLVVFNPLGTPSNSAIQKYLNSKKIPQLFVATGATKWNDPKNFPWTMGWQPSYQSEAQIYAKWLMKEKPDAKIAILYQNDDFGKDYLKGTKDGLGAKASSMIIMEESYEVSEPSIDGHIVKIKAANPDVLLIYTTPKFAAQTIKKTAELSWKPLQILTNVSISVGSVMKPAGFENAQGVLSAAYAKDSTDPQWANDPGMKKWNEFVDKYMPGADKSDTSMVYGYGAASTLAKVLEMCGDDLTRANIMKQAASLKDFAPDTLLPGVKINTSPTDFAPIAQLQMMRFKGEKWELFGEIISGDVKTE; from the coding sequence TTGCGATTTGGAAGAACACTGCGAGCCGCCGCGCTGGTCACGGCAACGGCGGCCACTGCCCTCACCTCCGGCGCTGCACTCGCCCAAAAGAAATACGACACCGGCGCGTCCGATACCGAGATCAAGATCGGCAACATCATGCCGTACAGCGGTCCGGCATCGGCCTACGGCATCATCGGCAAGACCGAAGAAGCCTATTTCAAGATGATCAACGACAAGGGCGGCATCAACGGCCGCAAGGTCAACTTCGTCACCTATGACGACGGCTATTCGCCGCCGAAGGCGGTCGAGCAGGTGCGCAAGCTGGTCGAGAGCGACGAAGTTCTGGTCGTCTTCAATCCGCTCGGCACGCCCTCGAACAGCGCGATCCAGAAGTACCTCAACTCCAAGAAGATCCCGCAGCTGTTCGTCGCTACCGGCGCTACCAAGTGGAACGATCCGAAGAACTTCCCCTGGACCATGGGCTGGCAGCCCTCCTACCAGAGCGAAGCGCAGATCTACGCCAAATGGCTGATGAAGGAGAAGCCCGACGCCAAGATCGCGATCCTCTATCAGAACGACGATTTCGGCAAAGACTACCTCAAGGGCACCAAGGACGGCCTCGGCGCCAAGGCTTCGTCCATGATCATCATGGAAGAGAGCTATGAGGTCTCGGAGCCTTCGATCGACGGCCACATCGTCAAGATCAAGGCGGCCAATCCCGACGTGCTCCTGATCTACACCACGCCCAAGTTCGCGGCGCAGACCATCAAGAAGACCGCCGAGCTCAGCTGGAAACCGCTGCAGATCCTCACCAACGTGTCGATCTCGGTCGGCAGCGTGATGAAGCCGGCCGGCTTCGAGAATGCGCAAGGCGTGCTGTCGGCGGCCTACGCCAAGGATTCGACCGATCCGCAGTGGGCCAACGACCCCGGCATGAAGAAGTGGAACGAGTTCGTCGACAAGTACATGCCCGGCGCCGACAAGTCCGACACCAGCATGGTCTACGGCTACGGCGCTGCTTCGACCCTCGCCAAGGTGCTCGAGATGTGCGGTGACGATCTCACCCGCGCCAACATCATGAAACAGGCGGCTTCGTTGAAGGATTTTGCGCCGGACACGCTCCTGCCCGGCGTCAAGATCAACACCAGCCCGACCGACTTTGCTCCGATCGCCCAGCTCCAGATGATGCGCTTCAAGGGCGAGAAATGGGAACTGTTCGGCGAGATCATCAGCGGCGACGTCAAGACCGAGTGA